In the genome of Rhodospirillales bacterium RIFCSPLOWO2_02_FULL_58_16, one region contains:
- a CDS encoding acetylglutamate kinase — MSKRFTTPPGMGDVEAIARAALKTIPDDLIRHVKDVVIRVEEFPDDETEREMELDSPFDLLGLYRGVSLDRKSVAETPGDVDMILLYYRPILDYWCETGEELAHVVRHVLIHEIGHHFGFSDDDMERIEDRE, encoded by the coding sequence ATGAGTAAAAGATTCACTACGCCGCCCGGCATGGGCGATGTCGAGGCGATTGCCCGCGCTGCGTTGAAGACGATCCCCGACGACCTGATCCGTCATGTCAAGGACGTGGTGATCCGCGTCGAGGAATTCCCCGACGACGAAACCGAAAGGGAGATGGAGCTGGACAGTCCGTTCGATCTGCTCGGCCTCTACAGGGGAGTTTCGCTGGATCGCAAGAGCGTTGCCGAAACACCGGGCGATGTCGATATGATCCTTCTTTATTATCGCCCGATCCTGGATTACTGGTGCGAAACAGGCGAGGAACTGGCTCATGTCGTGCGTCATGTGCTGATCCACGAGATCGGCCACCACTTCGGCTTCAGCGACGACGACATGGAGCGCATCGAAGATCGGGAATAG
- a CDS encoding protein-L-isoaspartate O-methyltransferase, protein MNAKSGMARMMAELRGGGITDLRVLAAMESVPRRLFVSEPFSAKAFDNVALPIGHHQTVSQPMVVARMTQALDVGERMKVLEIGTGSGYQASVLARLCRRLYTIERHAPLLEEAEKRFTELRFTNITAIHGDGSLGWPEQAPFDRIMVTAAAIDVPPLLLEQLAVGGLMVAPIGDGDHDQRLELVRRTNDGVETEDLGAVRFVPLVDGEGTR, encoded by the coding sequence ATGAACGCGAAATCAGGCATGGCCCGCATGATGGCCGAGCTGCGCGGCGGCGGCATTACCGATTTACGGGTGCTCGCGGCCATGGAAAGCGTGCCGCGCCGACTTTTCGTTTCCGAACCATTCAGCGCCAAGGCTTTTGACAATGTTGCCCTTCCCATCGGCCACCATCAGACGGTAAGCCAGCCGATGGTGGTCGCCCGCATGACCCAAGCCCTGGATGTGGGCGAACGCATGAAGGTGCTGGAGATCGGCACCGGATCAGGTTATCAGGCGTCGGTTCTGGCCCGCCTGTGCCGACGCCTTTATACCATCGAGCGTCACGCCCCTCTTCTTGAAGAGGCAGAGAAGCGCTTCACGGAACTAAGATTCACCAACATCACGGCCATACACGGCGACGGCAGCCTCGGCTGGCCGGAACAGGCGCCCTTTGACCGCATCATGGTCACCGCCGCCGCCATTGACGTGCCGCCTCTGCTGCTGGAACAGCTTGCGGTGGGCGGGCTGATGGTGGCGCCGATAGGCGACGGCGACCATGACCAACGCCTTGAGCTGGTTCGTCGCACCAATGACGGCGTCGAGACCGAAGACCTGGGCGCCGTGCGCTTCGTTCCCCTGGTCGATGGAGAGGGAACCAGATGA
- a CDS encoding 5'/3'-nucleotidase SurE produces the protein MADKPLKQARILITNDDGINAPGLKLLERIARSIAGEVWVVAPESEQSGAGHSLTLRRPLRIRKVSARRFAVDGTPTDCVLMGINKIMRERRPDLVLSGINCGANLGEDVTYSGTVAAAMEGTLLGILSIAFSQITDDRHGPRWTVAEEWAATVIKRLYAGDWPRNVMINVNFPDVAAGSVTGIEATCQGRRKIGDQIAEGADPRGQPYFWIGAQRSENYYKPGADLEAVSRGAISVTPLFLDLTHKPSLKALKAMFQ, from the coding sequence GTGGCTGATAAACCTCTCAAACAGGCGCGGATTCTGATCACCAACGATGACGGCATCAACGCGCCCGGACTGAAACTGCTGGAGCGCATCGCCCGCTCTATCGCCGGCGAAGTGTGGGTAGTCGCTCCGGAAAGCGAACAGAGCGGCGCCGGTCACTCGCTGACCCTGCGTCGGCCGTTGCGCATCCGCAAGGTTTCGGCCCGCCGTTTCGCCGTTGACGGCACTCCTACCGACTGCGTGTTGATGGGGATCAATAAAATCATGCGTGAGCGCCGTCCCGATCTGGTGCTTTCCGGCATCAACTGCGGCGCCAACCTGGGCGAGGATGTTACCTATTCGGGAACCGTGGCGGCGGCCATGGAGGGAACTTTGCTGGGCATCCTCTCCATTGCCTTCAGTCAGATAACCGACGACCGGCATGGCCCGCGATGGACCGTTGCCGAGGAATGGGCGGCGACGGTGATCAAGCGCCTGTACGCCGGCGATTGGCCCCGCAACGTGATGATTAACGTTAATTTTCCCGATGTTGCCGCCGGGTCGGTCACCGGCATCGAGGCCACCTGTCAAGGCCGGCGCAAAATAGGCGATCAAATCGCCGAGGGGGCCGACCCGCGTGGGCAGCCGTATTTCTGGATCGGCGCCCAGCGCTCCGAGAATTACTATAAGCCCGGCGCCGATCTGGAAGCGGTGAGCCGTGGCGCTATTTCGGTGACCCCGCTGTTCCTCGACCTTACCCACAAGCCGTCGCTGAAAGCCTTGAAGGCCATGTTTCAATGA